In Chelonoidis abingdonii isolate Lonesome George chromosome 22, CheloAbing_2.0, whole genome shotgun sequence, one genomic interval encodes:
- the CHFR gene encoding E3 ubiquitin-protein ligase CHFR isoform X2, protein MEHSEGGDQNQQQQPWGKLIRLGTDEAEPHVLLLKREWTIGRKKGCDLSFPGNKLVSGDHCKITVDEESGQASLEDTSTNGTVINKLKVVKKQTCPLQTGDVIYVVYRKNEPENNVAYLYESFNAKQDVTQEPVEANVEYTCHLTKDTSHIGRSDDGTQITSSPPATQSCYEEPQPSTSTSNLFNASSTSLIERASAEQDTPSTSEPRYPGASHEEQGQLYADSETSTITSNIIDKERNGSSTSGPQREKEEDLEPAKKKIKGDENASPYLQMTAPNQCIIKAGSEGAKTTNVKPDKMEETLTCIICQELLHDCVSLQPCMHTFCAACYSGWMERSSLCPTCRCPVERICKNHILNNLVEAYLIQHPDKCRNEEDVRSMDARNKITQDMLQPKVRRSFSDEEGSSEDLLELSDVDSESSDISQPYIVCRQCPGYRRHSIPQLPCPGQEGEAEGLQALGDAPSTSANFPATVQEYVCPSQGSHVICTCCFQPMPDRRAEREQNPNIAPQQCTVCLQPFCHLYWGCTRMACFGCLAPFCEINLGDKCLDGILNNNHYESDILKDYLASRGFTWKNMLNESLLALQREVFMLSDYRITGNTVLCYCCGLRSFRELAYQYRQNIPAAELPVTVTSRPDCYWGRNCRTQVKAHHAMKFNHICEQTRFKN, encoded by the exons ATGGAGCACTCTGAAGGAGGAGACCAAAACCAGCAGCAACAGCCTTGGGGGAAGCTGATCCGGTTAGGTACAGATGAAGCAGAGCCCCATGTCTTACTGCTGAAAAGAGAATGGACAATTGGGCGGAAAAAAG gttGTGACTTGTCCTTTCCTGGCAACAAACTGGTGTCTGGAGATCACTGtaagattacagtggatgaagaATCTGGACAAGCATCATTGGAGGATACCAG CACTAATGGAACAGTAATTAATAAACTGAAAGTGGTTAAGAAGCAGACATGCCCTTTGCAGACTGGGGATGTGATCTATGTTGTTTACAGGAAGAATGAGCCAGAAAACA ATGTTGCTTATCTCTATGAATCCTTCAATGCAAAACAAGATGTAACTCAAGAACCAGTAG AAGCTAATGTAGAATATACGTGCCATCTGACCAAAGATACCTCACATATAGGAAGAAGTGATGATGGAACCCAGATTACCTCATCACCGCCAGCCACTCAGTCTTGCTATGAGGAACCACAGCCATCTACTTCTACATCTAACCTCTTTAATGCTTCTTCTACCTCTCTTATCGAGCGGGCATCTGCTGAGCAGGATACTCCTTCAACATCTG AACCTAGGTATCCTGGAGCATCACATGAAGAACAAGGACAGCTGTATGCAGATAGTGAAACTTCTACTATCACTTCAAATATCATTGATAAAGAGAGAAATGGAAGTTCTACATCAGGGCCTcaaagggaaaaggaggaggacttggagcctgcaaagaagaaaataaaaggag ATGAGAATGCTAGTCCATATCTTCAGATGACAGCTCCAAATCAATGTATAATTAAAGCTGGATCTGAAGGTGCAAAAACAACAAATGTGAAACCAGACAAAATGGAAGAAACACTCACTTGCATTATCTGCCAGGAATTGCTGCATGACTGTGTCAG CTTGCAGCCCTGCATGCACACCTTCTGTGCTGCCTGCTACTCAGGGTGGATGGAACGGTCTTCTCTCTGTCCAACTTGCCGTTGTCCAGTTGAACGTATCTGTAAGAACCATATACTGAATAACTTGGTTGAAGCCTATCTAATCCAGCATCCAG ATAAGTGTCGTAATGAAGAGGATGTACGTAGTATGGATGCCAGAAACAAAATCACTCAAGACATGCTGCAGCCTAAGGTGCGACGGTCATTTTCAGATGAAGAAGGAAGTTCTGAGGATCTGCTGGAACTGTCAGATGTAGATAGTGAATCCTCAGATATCAG TCAGCCTTATATAGTGTGCAGACAGTGCCCAGGATATCGGCGACACTCCATTCCGCAACTTCCTTGCCCAGGCCAAGAGGGGGAAGCAGAAGGATTACAAGCATTGGGAGATGCACCATCGACGTCTGCCAACTTTCCTGCAA CTGTCCAGGAGTATGTTTGTCCTTCTCAAGGAAGTCATGTAATATGCACGTGCTGTTTTCAACCAATGCCAGACCGAAGAGCAGAGCGTGAACAGAATCCCAATATTGCCCCTCAGCAAT GCACAGTTTGTCTACAGCCGTTCTGTCACTTGTACTGGGGCTGCACTCGGATGGCATGTTTTGGCTGCTTGGCACCATTCTGTG AAATAAATCTTGGTGACAAGTGTTTAGATGGAATCCTAAACAACAACCATTATGAGTCGGATATTCTAAAG GATTACCTGGCATCCAGGGGTTTTACATGGAAAAACATGTTAAATGAAAGTCTCTTAGCTCTTCAAAGAGAAGTTTTTATGCTGTCAG ATTACAGAATTACTGGGAACACAGTGCTTTGTTACTGTTGTGGCCTCCGCAGCTTCCGAGAGCTCGCCTACCAGTACAGGCAGAATattcctgctgctgaattgccag TGACTGTCACATCACGTCCTGATTGTTACTGGGGGCGCAATTGCCGGACTCAGGTTAAAGCACACCATGCTAT gaaaTTTAATCACATTTGTGAACAAACACGTTTCAAGAACTGA
- the CHFR gene encoding E3 ubiquitin-protein ligase CHFR isoform X1 has protein sequence MEHSEGGDQNQQQQPWGKLIRLGTDEAEPHVLLLKREWTIGRKKGCDLSFPGNKLVSGDHCKITVDEESGQASLEDTSTNGTVINKLKVVKKQTCPLQTGDVIYVVYRKNEPENNVAYLYESFNAKQDVTQEPVEANVEYTCHLTKDTSHIGRSDDGTQITSSPPATQSCYEEPQPSTSTSNLFNASSTSLIERASAEQDTPSTSGSQSSIFIPVPTFPPLEPRYPGASHEEQGQLYADSETSTITSNIIDKERNGSSTSGPQREKEEDLEPAKKKIKGDENASPYLQMTAPNQCIIKAGSEGAKTTNVKPDKMEETLTCIICQELLHDCVSLQPCMHTFCAACYSGWMERSSLCPTCRCPVERICKNHILNNLVEAYLIQHPDKCRNEEDVRSMDARNKITQDMLQPKVRRSFSDEEGSSEDLLELSDVDSESSDISQPYIVCRQCPGYRRHSIPQLPCPGQEGEAEGLQALGDAPSTSANFPATVQEYVCPSQGSHVICTCCFQPMPDRRAEREQNPNIAPQQCTVCLQPFCHLYWGCTRMACFGCLAPFCEINLGDKCLDGILNNNHYESDILKDYLASRGFTWKNMLNESLLALQREVFMLSDYRITGNTVLCYCCGLRSFRELAYQYRQNIPAAELPVTVTSRPDCYWGRNCRTQVKAHHAMKFNHICEQTRFKN, from the exons ATGGAGCACTCTGAAGGAGGAGACCAAAACCAGCAGCAACAGCCTTGGGGGAAGCTGATCCGGTTAGGTACAGATGAAGCAGAGCCCCATGTCTTACTGCTGAAAAGAGAATGGACAATTGGGCGGAAAAAAG gttGTGACTTGTCCTTTCCTGGCAACAAACTGGTGTCTGGAGATCACTGtaagattacagtggatgaagaATCTGGACAAGCATCATTGGAGGATACCAG CACTAATGGAACAGTAATTAATAAACTGAAAGTGGTTAAGAAGCAGACATGCCCTTTGCAGACTGGGGATGTGATCTATGTTGTTTACAGGAAGAATGAGCCAGAAAACA ATGTTGCTTATCTCTATGAATCCTTCAATGCAAAACAAGATGTAACTCAAGAACCAGTAG AAGCTAATGTAGAATATACGTGCCATCTGACCAAAGATACCTCACATATAGGAAGAAGTGATGATGGAACCCAGATTACCTCATCACCGCCAGCCACTCAGTCTTGCTATGAGGAACCACAGCCATCTACTTCTACATCTAACCTCTTTAATGCTTCTTCTACCTCTCTTATCGAGCGGGCATCTGCTGAGCAGGATACTCCTTCAACATCTG GATCACAGTCCTCTATTTTCATTCCTGTGCCTACTTTCCCCCCTCTAGAACCTAGGTATCCTGGAGCATCACATGAAGAACAAGGACAGCTGTATGCAGATAGTGAAACTTCTACTATCACTTCAAATATCATTGATAAAGAGAGAAATGGAAGTTCTACATCAGGGCCTcaaagggaaaaggaggaggacttggagcctgcaaagaagaaaataaaaggag ATGAGAATGCTAGTCCATATCTTCAGATGACAGCTCCAAATCAATGTATAATTAAAGCTGGATCTGAAGGTGCAAAAACAACAAATGTGAAACCAGACAAAATGGAAGAAACACTCACTTGCATTATCTGCCAGGAATTGCTGCATGACTGTGTCAG CTTGCAGCCCTGCATGCACACCTTCTGTGCTGCCTGCTACTCAGGGTGGATGGAACGGTCTTCTCTCTGTCCAACTTGCCGTTGTCCAGTTGAACGTATCTGTAAGAACCATATACTGAATAACTTGGTTGAAGCCTATCTAATCCAGCATCCAG ATAAGTGTCGTAATGAAGAGGATGTACGTAGTATGGATGCCAGAAACAAAATCACTCAAGACATGCTGCAGCCTAAGGTGCGACGGTCATTTTCAGATGAAGAAGGAAGTTCTGAGGATCTGCTGGAACTGTCAGATGTAGATAGTGAATCCTCAGATATCAG TCAGCCTTATATAGTGTGCAGACAGTGCCCAGGATATCGGCGACACTCCATTCCGCAACTTCCTTGCCCAGGCCAAGAGGGGGAAGCAGAAGGATTACAAGCATTGGGAGATGCACCATCGACGTCTGCCAACTTTCCTGCAA CTGTCCAGGAGTATGTTTGTCCTTCTCAAGGAAGTCATGTAATATGCACGTGCTGTTTTCAACCAATGCCAGACCGAAGAGCAGAGCGTGAACAGAATCCCAATATTGCCCCTCAGCAAT GCACAGTTTGTCTACAGCCGTTCTGTCACTTGTACTGGGGCTGCACTCGGATGGCATGTTTTGGCTGCTTGGCACCATTCTGTG AAATAAATCTTGGTGACAAGTGTTTAGATGGAATCCTAAACAACAACCATTATGAGTCGGATATTCTAAAG GATTACCTGGCATCCAGGGGTTTTACATGGAAAAACATGTTAAATGAAAGTCTCTTAGCTCTTCAAAGAGAAGTTTTTATGCTGTCAG ATTACAGAATTACTGGGAACACAGTGCTTTGTTACTGTTGTGGCCTCCGCAGCTTCCGAGAGCTCGCCTACCAGTACAGGCAGAATattcctgctgctgaattgccag TGACTGTCACATCACGTCCTGATTGTTACTGGGGGCGCAATTGCCGGACTCAGGTTAAAGCACACCATGCTAT gaaaTTTAATCACATTTGTGAACAAACACGTTTCAAGAACTGA
- the CHFR gene encoding E3 ubiquitin-protein ligase CHFR isoform X3 codes for MEHSEGGDQNQQQQPWGKLIRLGTDEAEPHVLLLKREWTIGRKKGCDLSFPGNKLVSGDHCKITVDEESGQASLEDTSTNGTVINKLKVVKKQTCPLQTGDVIYVVYRKNEPENNVAYLYESFNAKQDVTQEPVEANVEYTCHLTKDTSHIGRSDDGTQITSSPPATQSCYEEPQPSTSTSNLFNASSTSLIERASAEQDTPSTSGSQSSIFIPVPTFPPLEPRYPGASHEEQGQLYADSETSTITSNIIDKERNGSSTSGPQREKEEDLEPAKKKIKGDENASPYLQMTAPNQCIIKAGSEGAKTTNVKPDKMEETLTCIICQELLHDCVSLQPCMHTFCAACYSGWMERSSLCPTCRCPVERICKNHILNNLVEAYLIQHPDKCRNEEDVRSMDARNKITQDMLQPKVRRSFSDEEGSSEDLLELSDVDSESSDISQPYIVCRQCPGYRRHSIPQLPCPGQEGEAEGLQALGDAPSTSANFPATVQEYVCPSQGSHVICTCCFQPMPDRRAEREQNPNIAPQQCTVCLQPFCHLYWGCTRMACFGCLAPFCEINLGDKCLDGILNNNHYESDILKDYLASRGFTWKNMLNESLLALQREVFMLSVTVTSRPDCYWGRNCRTQVKAHHAMKFNHICEQTRFKN; via the exons ATGGAGCACTCTGAAGGAGGAGACCAAAACCAGCAGCAACAGCCTTGGGGGAAGCTGATCCGGTTAGGTACAGATGAAGCAGAGCCCCATGTCTTACTGCTGAAAAGAGAATGGACAATTGGGCGGAAAAAAG gttGTGACTTGTCCTTTCCTGGCAACAAACTGGTGTCTGGAGATCACTGtaagattacagtggatgaagaATCTGGACAAGCATCATTGGAGGATACCAG CACTAATGGAACAGTAATTAATAAACTGAAAGTGGTTAAGAAGCAGACATGCCCTTTGCAGACTGGGGATGTGATCTATGTTGTTTACAGGAAGAATGAGCCAGAAAACA ATGTTGCTTATCTCTATGAATCCTTCAATGCAAAACAAGATGTAACTCAAGAACCAGTAG AAGCTAATGTAGAATATACGTGCCATCTGACCAAAGATACCTCACATATAGGAAGAAGTGATGATGGAACCCAGATTACCTCATCACCGCCAGCCACTCAGTCTTGCTATGAGGAACCACAGCCATCTACTTCTACATCTAACCTCTTTAATGCTTCTTCTACCTCTCTTATCGAGCGGGCATCTGCTGAGCAGGATACTCCTTCAACATCTG GATCACAGTCCTCTATTTTCATTCCTGTGCCTACTTTCCCCCCTCTAGAACCTAGGTATCCTGGAGCATCACATGAAGAACAAGGACAGCTGTATGCAGATAGTGAAACTTCTACTATCACTTCAAATATCATTGATAAAGAGAGAAATGGAAGTTCTACATCAGGGCCTcaaagggaaaaggaggaggacttggagcctgcaaagaagaaaataaaaggag ATGAGAATGCTAGTCCATATCTTCAGATGACAGCTCCAAATCAATGTATAATTAAAGCTGGATCTGAAGGTGCAAAAACAACAAATGTGAAACCAGACAAAATGGAAGAAACACTCACTTGCATTATCTGCCAGGAATTGCTGCATGACTGTGTCAG CTTGCAGCCCTGCATGCACACCTTCTGTGCTGCCTGCTACTCAGGGTGGATGGAACGGTCTTCTCTCTGTCCAACTTGCCGTTGTCCAGTTGAACGTATCTGTAAGAACCATATACTGAATAACTTGGTTGAAGCCTATCTAATCCAGCATCCAG ATAAGTGTCGTAATGAAGAGGATGTACGTAGTATGGATGCCAGAAACAAAATCACTCAAGACATGCTGCAGCCTAAGGTGCGACGGTCATTTTCAGATGAAGAAGGAAGTTCTGAGGATCTGCTGGAACTGTCAGATGTAGATAGTGAATCCTCAGATATCAG TCAGCCTTATATAGTGTGCAGACAGTGCCCAGGATATCGGCGACACTCCATTCCGCAACTTCCTTGCCCAGGCCAAGAGGGGGAAGCAGAAGGATTACAAGCATTGGGAGATGCACCATCGACGTCTGCCAACTTTCCTGCAA CTGTCCAGGAGTATGTTTGTCCTTCTCAAGGAAGTCATGTAATATGCACGTGCTGTTTTCAACCAATGCCAGACCGAAGAGCAGAGCGTGAACAGAATCCCAATATTGCCCCTCAGCAAT GCACAGTTTGTCTACAGCCGTTCTGTCACTTGTACTGGGGCTGCACTCGGATGGCATGTTTTGGCTGCTTGGCACCATTCTGTG AAATAAATCTTGGTGACAAGTGTTTAGATGGAATCCTAAACAACAACCATTATGAGTCGGATATTCTAAAG GATTACCTGGCATCCAGGGGTTTTACATGGAAAAACATGTTAAATGAAAGTCTCTTAGCTCTTCAAAGAGAAGTTTTTATGCTGTCAG TGACTGTCACATCACGTCCTGATTGTTACTGGGGGCGCAATTGCCGGACTCAGGTTAAAGCACACCATGCTAT gaaaTTTAATCACATTTGTGAACAAACACGTTTCAAGAACTGA